One region of Hymenobacter sediminicola genomic DNA includes:
- a CDS encoding pectate lyase family protein: MISDFLPRSGGVVVVAGLLLLVGTSACTKKIAATAEVPGSGTPAAPAVAAPAEPALASTPASTAAETGPIGYAAENGGTTGGAQGRTVTATTLAELTAYATSAEPLVIRIVGTISGGTDGAELRVKSDKTLLGEGKTGFLEGIGLNISSQRNIIIQNLKFTMSTVTRTAVNSEKRPQVVANDGDCITIQGSSQNIWVDHCEFFNLDPVAQPNQDLYDGLVDAKAGSAYITLSWNYFHDHHKCHLIGSSDKDNGDRKMTFHHNYYYNITERVPVYRFGTAHLFNNYYRHVYGTGINSRMGACLRVEKNYFEDVKNPVISKNSSVPGQWDVADNYYAACTGSQPTASTCTLTPPYRYTSSLTPTADVKAVVVQGAGVGKIREAQK; the protein is encoded by the coding sequence ATGATTTCTGATTTTTTGCCTCGTAGTGGGGGAGTAGTTGTGGTAGCCGGACTGCTACTACTGGTAGGCACCTCGGCCTGCACGAAGAAAATAGCTGCCACGGCAGAGGTGCCCGGCTCCGGTACGCCAGCTGCACCAGCCGTAGCTGCGCCTGCTGAGCCGGCTCTGGCTTCCACGCCTGCCAGTACAGCCGCAGAAACCGGGCCGATAGGCTATGCTGCCGAAAACGGGGGCACCACGGGCGGCGCCCAAGGCCGCACCGTTACGGCTACCACGCTAGCCGAGCTGACAGCCTACGCTACCAGTGCGGAGCCTTTGGTGATTCGGATAGTGGGTACTATTTCGGGTGGAACAGACGGAGCAGAGCTACGGGTGAAATCCGACAAAACCTTGCTGGGCGAGGGAAAAACCGGCTTTCTGGAAGGAATTGGGCTGAATATCAGCAGCCAGCGCAATATCATTATCCAGAACCTGAAGTTCACCATGTCAACGGTGACCCGTACGGCCGTCAACAGCGAGAAGCGCCCGCAGGTAGTAGCCAACGACGGCGACTGTATCACGATTCAGGGTAGCAGCCAGAATATCTGGGTCGACCATTGCGAGTTCTTCAACCTCGACCCCGTGGCCCAGCCCAACCAAGACCTTTACGACGGCCTCGTGGATGCCAAAGCTGGCAGCGCCTACATCACGCTGTCGTGGAACTACTTTCACGATCATCACAAGTGTCACCTCATCGGCTCTTCGGACAAGGACAACGGCGACCGGAAGATGACCTTTCACCACAACTATTACTACAACATCACGGAGCGGGTGCCGGTGTACCGGTTTGGCACGGCGCACCTCTTCAACAACTACTACCGGCATGTGTATGGCACCGGGATAAACAGCCGTATGGGAGCCTGCCTGCGCGTTGAAAAGAACTACTTCGAGGATGTGAAAAATCCGGTCATCAGCAAAAACAGCAGCGTGCCAGGGCAGTGGGACGTGGCCGACAACTACTACGCAGCCTGCACTGGCAGCCAGCCCACAGCCAGTACCTGCACCCTCACGCCGCCCTACCGCTACACCAGCAGCCTGACCCCTACCGCCGACGTGAAGGCCGTAGTGGTGCAGGGTGCGGGCGTTGGCAAGATCAGGGAAGCGCAAAAGTAG
- a CDS encoding T9SS type A sorting domain-containing protein, with the protein MFTPLRFRGPFAFRRFALLLAAGCLSTAALAQTATPVYKHWPMRANNQDSAAVRSANVTGGATTFRKFVVGDGSVIPAYSTLYGQSFGVNAAGGNWSTSAGGTGGSIRRGFYEQFTVTTTAGSTGRADSVIVTAGFYASQSGTLLAAAYSLSNFAADSAEVTGGKGPGGVFASPTTGGPTNPVALTQVSSGSPNSNVYRLALNGATGVTLTAGQTLTVRLYVSCSSSSAGRYALLKNVIIKGRQTLGTKAAVASQPLTAYPNPFGQAITVAHEAAPQAATVQVYSLTGQHLSTVAVRPGTRSTVLDLPSLPAGLYQVEYRTATERRIAKLAKQ; encoded by the coding sequence ATGTTTACACCTCTACGTTTTCGGGGACCTTTCGCTTTCCGTCGTTTTGCGCTGCTGCTGGCCGCTGGTTGCCTGAGCACCGCTGCCCTGGCCCAAACGGCCACGCCGGTTTATAAGCATTGGCCCATGCGTGCCAACAACCAGGACAGCGCCGCTGTACGCTCCGCCAACGTAACCGGCGGTGCCACTACGTTCCGCAAGTTTGTGGTAGGTGATGGGTCCGTAATTCCGGCTTATTCTACGCTCTACGGGCAGTCGTTTGGAGTGAATGCGGCCGGCGGCAACTGGAGCACCAGCGCAGGCGGCACGGGTGGCAGCATCCGCCGCGGCTTCTATGAGCAGTTCACCGTGACTACCACTGCCGGCTCTACCGGCCGCGCCGACTCAGTTATTGTGACGGCGGGCTTCTACGCCTCGCAGAGCGGCACGCTGCTGGCTGCTGCTTATTCGTTGAGCAACTTCGCCGCCGACTCGGCCGAAGTGACGGGCGGCAAAGGTCCGGGTGGGGTTTTCGCCTCTCCCACTACCGGCGGCCCTACCAACCCCGTGGCCCTGACGCAGGTATCGTCCGGCTCTCCGAACAGCAACGTTTACCGTCTGGCGCTGAACGGCGCTACCGGCGTAACGCTCACAGCAGGCCAGACCCTGACGGTACGCCTCTACGTAAGCTGCAGCTCTTCCAGCGCCGGCCGCTACGCATTGCTGAAAAATGTCATCATCAAAGGCCGCCAAACCTTGGGTACCAAGGCGGCCGTAGCCAGCCAGCCGCTTACGGCCTATCCTAACCCATTCGGGCAGGCCATTACGGTAGCTCATGAAGCAGCTCCACAGGCAGCCACCGTGCAGGTGTATAGCCTCACTGGCCAGCACCTGAGCACGGTGGCCGTACGCCCTGGCACCCGCAGCACCGTGCTGGATCTGCCCAGCCTGCCCGCCGGCCTCTACCAGGTAGAATACCGCACCGCTACTGAGCGGCGCATTGCCAAGCTGGCCAAGCAATAG
- the amaB gene encoding L-piperidine-6-carboxylate dehydrogenase yields MKQALEEATATGADVQEHDHHGIRQVLRELGVENTNQAWSTGLQWGGGTNDTVRAIHSPADSRLIGSVAFATAQDYEQVVQKAQEAFLIWRTVPAPKRGEIVRQIGNKLREYKEPLGKLVSYEMGKILQEGLGEVQEMIDICDFAVGLSRQLTGFTMHSERPAHRMYEQYHPLGVVGIISAFNFPVAVWSWNAMLAAVCGDVSIWKPSEKTPLVAVAVQHIIKDVLQENELPEGIFNLIIGDAEIGAAMAADTRVPLVSATGSTRMGKKVGEVVGGRLGRALLELGGNNAIILTEHADLDMAMRAVVFGAVGTAGQRCTTTRRLIIHESIFEDVKARLLKIYPNLPIGHPLQEGTLVGPLIDKQAVESFTNALAAVQAEGGKLLIGGEILEGAGYETGTYVKPALVEARNEYHTVQEETFAPILYLIKYSGGVEAAIAVQNGVRQGLSSSIFTLNMRESEAFLAHGGSDCGIANVNIGTSGAEIGGAFGGEKETGGGRESGSDAWRVYMRRQTNTINYSDQLPLAQGIKFDV; encoded by the coding sequence ATGAAACAAGCCCTCGAAGAAGCCACCGCAACCGGCGCCGATGTACAGGAACACGACCACCACGGCATTCGGCAGGTACTGCGGGAATTAGGCGTCGAAAACACCAACCAAGCCTGGAGCACCGGCTTGCAGTGGGGCGGCGGCACCAACGATACGGTTCGCGCCATCCACTCGCCCGCCGACAGCCGCCTGATCGGCTCCGTAGCGTTTGCTACTGCTCAGGACTATGAGCAAGTAGTGCAGAAAGCGCAGGAAGCTTTCCTGATCTGGCGCACCGTGCCGGCGCCCAAGCGCGGCGAAATCGTGCGCCAGATTGGCAACAAGCTGCGCGAATACAAGGAGCCACTGGGTAAGCTGGTGAGCTATGAGATGGGCAAAATCCTGCAGGAAGGCCTCGGCGAAGTGCAGGAAATGATTGACATCTGCGACTTTGCGGTGGGCCTTTCGCGCCAGCTCACGGGCTTCACTATGCACTCAGAGCGCCCGGCGCACCGCATGTACGAGCAGTACCACCCGCTGGGCGTGGTCGGCATCATTTCAGCCTTCAACTTCCCGGTGGCCGTGTGGAGCTGGAACGCCATGCTGGCCGCCGTTTGCGGCGACGTAAGCATCTGGAAACCTTCAGAAAAGACGCCGCTGGTGGCCGTGGCTGTGCAGCACATCATCAAGGACGTGCTGCAAGAAAACGAGCTGCCCGAAGGCATCTTCAACCTGATTATCGGTGACGCGGAAATTGGGGCGGCTATGGCCGCCGATACGCGCGTGCCGCTGGTGTCGGCTACGGGTAGCACCCGCATGGGCAAGAAAGTGGGCGAAGTGGTGGGCGGCCGCCTGGGTCGTGCCCTGTTGGAGCTGGGCGGCAATAACGCCATCATTCTCACCGAGCACGCCGACCTGGATATGGCCATGCGCGCCGTGGTATTCGGGGCGGTAGGCACAGCCGGGCAGCGTTGTACCACCACGCGCCGCCTCATCATCCACGAGTCCATTTTCGAGGACGTGAAGGCCCGTCTGCTGAAAATCTACCCCAACCTGCCTATTGGCCACCCGCTGCAGGAAGGCACGCTCGTGGGCCCGCTCATCGACAAGCAGGCCGTGGAAAGCTTCACCAATGCTCTGGCTGCCGTGCAGGCCGAAGGAGGCAAGCTGCTCATCGGCGGTGAAATTCTGGAAGGCGCCGGCTACGAAACCGGGACCTACGTGAAGCCCGCGCTGGTAGAAGCCCGCAACGAGTACCACACGGTGCAGGAGGAAACTTTTGCGCCCATCCTGTACCTCATCAAATACAGCGGCGGCGTGGAAGCAGCCATTGCCGTGCAGAACGGCGTGCGGCAGGGCTTGTCGTCGAGCATCTTCACCCTGAACATGCGTGAGTCGGAAGCATTCCTGGCGCATGGCGGCTCCGACTGCGGCATTGCCAACGTGAACATCGGAACCAGCGGCGCAGAAATAGGCGGCGCATTCGGTGGCGAGAAGGAAACCGGCGGTGGCCGCGAGTCGGGCTCCGATGCGTGGCGCGTGTACATGCGCCGCCAGACCAATACCATCAACTACTCCGACCAGCTTCCCCTGGCTCAGGGTATTAAGTTTGATGTGTAA
- a CDS encoding RNA polymerase sigma factor gives MEAFAYTDINAPLVERCRLGDRRAQAEIYKRYSKAMFNASLRITGDYAEAEDVLQEAFLSAFRELHSYKGDSSFGSWLKRIVINKSINCLRNRRLQLVPLGEQHDAAGPETADFGPENEETNWRADVVRRCVQELPDGYRVVLSLYLLEGYDHAEIAGILGITESTSKSQYSRARKKLLELARQRGLS, from the coding sequence ATGGAAGCTTTTGCGTACACTGATATCAACGCCCCGCTGGTCGAGCGGTGCCGCCTGGGCGACCGGCGGGCACAGGCCGAGATTTATAAACGCTACTCCAAAGCCATGTTCAATGCCTCGCTGCGTATCACCGGCGACTACGCCGAGGCCGAGGACGTGCTGCAGGAGGCTTTCCTAAGCGCCTTCCGTGAGTTGCATAGCTACAAAGGCGACTCCTCATTCGGCTCGTGGCTGAAGCGCATCGTCATCAACAAAAGCATTAACTGCCTGCGCAACCGTCGGCTGCAACTGGTGCCTTTAGGAGAGCAGCACGATGCCGCCGGCCCCGAAACGGCCGACTTCGGGCCCGAAAACGAGGAAACGAATTGGCGTGCTGATGTGGTGCGCCGCTGCGTGCAGGAACTCCCCGATGGCTACCGCGTAGTGCTGAGCCTGTACCTGCTGGAAGGCTACGACCATGCCGAAATAGCCGGTATTCTGGGTATCACCGAGTCCACGTCGAAGTCGCAGTATAGCCGGGCCCGCAAAAAACTACTGGAACTAGCCCGCCAGCGCGGCCTTTCGTAA
- a CDS encoding PPC domain-containing DNA-binding protein, whose product MNRLLLLLPLLLGFGGPGALAQQQPAMPASTSTPTALPTAMRTYALRLAPGQDLRQQLEAFVQAHQIRAGAIVTCVGSLTQATLRLANQEGPSVYRGHFEIVSLVGTLSTNGSHVHLSVSDSTGRTLGGHLLAGNIIYTTAELVLGVLDDVEFRRETDPTFGYRELTVHPAQPKGPAKKPGRR is encoded by the coding sequence ATGAACCGCCTGCTACTCCTGTTGCCGCTGCTGTTGGGTTTCGGCGGGCCGGGGGCGCTGGCCCAGCAACAACCGGCCATGCCTGCCTCTACTTCGACCCCTACCGCGCTGCCAACTGCCATGCGTACCTATGCCCTGCGTCTAGCGCCTGGCCAGGACCTGCGCCAGCAGTTGGAGGCCTTTGTGCAGGCTCACCAAATCAGGGCCGGCGCCATCGTAACGTGCGTGGGCAGCCTCACGCAGGCCACGTTGCGGCTGGCCAACCAGGAAGGACCCAGCGTGTATCGGGGCCACTTCGAAATCGTGTCGCTGGTGGGCACGCTATCCACCAACGGCAGTCACGTCCACCTCTCGGTTTCTGACTCTACGGGTCGTACGTTGGGCGGCCACTTGCTCGCGGGCAACATCATTTACACCACAGCGGAGCTGGTGCTAGGCGTGCTGGATGACGTAGAGTTCCGGCGCGAAACCGACCCCACCTTCGGCTACCGCGAGCTGACGGTGCACCCGGCCCAACCGAAAGGCCCGGCCAAAAAGCCTGGTCGGCGCTAA